Part of the Anopheles coluzzii chromosome 3, AcolN3, whole genome shotgun sequence genome is shown below.
AATTGTTAAcaaaaatcacaaacaaacaattgttATATTAACTTATTGTTATACTAGGTAGCGCAACATCTCCTCTCACTCTACTCTTCGAGAGCACTGTTTACgaattgtttcatttgttcCTCTTGTCCTCTGATATCTTTATAgagtaaaaacaaaagataagtggaaatatatataaaaacaaaaacgtggAAAGAGCAAGATTATACTATATATAAACAaggcacaaaacaacaatgaGATAGtgatagaagaagaagaagaagaagaagaataaaaggaagaaaaagaagaagaataaaaggaagaaaaagaagaagaaggaaaccaacaaaaagaaagacgaaatgaaagaaaaagatacacaaataaaaacaacaaacaaacaaaatagaaaacaagcaaaatagaagtaaaaaaatcaagctaaaattgtaataatagcttcgcataaaacaaaacaacaaaactacaGTTCAGTGTGACTTTCCGCTCCTGCTGATACTAAGAAGATAGAAAGGGAGGAAAATGTAGCGATCTTGTAGGAAATAGAACCTTCTCATACATAagagaacaaacacacacacacacacatatacaaacaCATCAGCAAAGAGTGTTTAGTATAGTACAATGTGCTATTTATATTCCCAAAACAAATCGCAAGAAAATGTTTGTAGATTAAAAACTGATGTTACAAAACCGATGTTATCATGttactgttctgttctgttcttcTAGGCAAAAAATGGCTTTCGTTTTGTGTATGAAGCGATGACCTAAAAAGGCCAcatacaccacaaacacataccACATTTACCTTCTTGGAAGCTGCCAAGGTTCAgccgcaagcagcagcaaaaaggccTAAAAGCGATTAGATTACTCACTGACTGGTGACCTTTCTTCGTCTCGTGAAGCAACAATTGTTTGACCTTCGCTTCTCAGTCTCGGTCCTACaaaatggcacacatttcgtcTGTGATAAAGAACACAAGCATGTCCCCCGCCTCTCTCTTGCAAGTCAACGAGACTTCAGCTTTTTTCACACCATTGAATTTAATTGCTAAATCTGCTCACAATCCGTTCCGTGtttgccaaacattgacgTTCACGGCATCTTATCATAATATGGCCGAAAAACCGTTTGACCGGTTTCCTCAGAAACGTCAACAAACCAACATTTCGCGGTATGAAAACAAACCACGTGGAACCCCGCGAGTCCCTCTGTTTGTGATTCCATGGCCAAGCtaacatgtttttgttttcctcttcaTGTATGTTAATTCCATTTGTTTTACATTAATTCTGTCTGGATTGACAGAGTCGCGCGCAAGCGATGAGGTGAAACGCACGAGACCCCCTTAGACCTTACTATCAATCGCTGCTCAACATATTCTCAACACAGACAACCACCGCCGAGCCAAAGCAAACCAGCAAATAAATATTACCATTTGTAAATGTTGTGCTTCtaacaaccaacaaaaatcCCACTTGTTTGAAGATTACGGCCAGCCGCACACAAACGTGTACATTCCCATCTACCCATCCGTAAGCTTCGGGGCAAAGTAAGGTCGGGCCGGTATTTAAAGCCGATTGGCACGGATGCACAACATTACAGTTGCGCTCCGTACGTCGATCAGTGAGGATCTGCTAATTCGTTGTCAACACTTTTACAAAAAACCCAGCACACTTCAATTTTAACGATGAAGCTGCTGTTTCTGTTGAGCTTCCTGCTGTGCGCTATCCTGGCCGCTGCCGGCAAGTACTCGTGCCCGGCCTGCCCGGCCAACTATCTGCCGGTGTGCGGTACCGATGGCAAGACGTACGCGAACGAGTGCGCCCTGGAGTGTACCGTGGCGCCGGCCGTCAAGGTGGCCCGCAGCGGCGAGTGCTAGACAACTCGTCGGTTCTCAGACACGGATACACGCTAGGCCAACGGATGCAGGACGGGGAGTTGTTGAGCAAGAGTGCCAGCGTTTGCCTCATCGGAAAAGGAACGCAGAAAAGGAATACAACCCTTtgtctcctctctctctcagttaTTATTTGCTTATGTtcacaatacaatacaataaagTTTAAAGTGCTGATGTAAACACAACCTTAAACAACAGCgtacgtgagtgtgtgtgtgtgattattttaaagtgtttgttaacaaacttttttgttattcctTCACAACCTTGCGCGTTGGAGTGATTAGGTTTATTTCTAAAATAAACCGCATCCTTATCTCTTTGGGAATTCGAACGGAAAGAAATTGGAAGCCATATTCTGAGCGACCCGTATTAAACCAGTGATAACATTATCGGTACAGCGGTACAGGTCAAGTTCAGCattaatttcgttttttttaaagaaaaccaaaaaccaataagaaagagaagaaagacagacaaaataaatgaaaacaaaaacacaatagTATCAAaaatggagaagaagaaacagtTGTTCTCCGAGCTGGCtctgtttttgtgtatgtgtgtgtgtgtgtgtgtgtttaatacAAGAAAACAGAGAATGTTTACTGTACAGTTGTAGCACTAATCCACTAATACCGTAACCTAATACATACTTATAGAGATATGCTAGAGCTTTTCCGTTTTTCAATGTCCTTCGTTCGATTATCACAGAAAGCACAGCCGAGAGgtggaaataaaagaagaaaaaataccacaacaaactaaaaacaaacatacacaaaccacacacactaacTCAAGAAACATatagaaacataaaaaattcaaataaaattgtatgcaaaactcatacaaataaaaacccagcataaaaaacaaacaacacaaacacacaaatacactaATTTTTTCTAACATGTCTGATGGAGGGACCAGCCTTTTAAGTTTCGCCATTGCTCATTACGCACCACAAAAAACTGCAGATAAACCACACCCcaaaaagaacaagaaaatCGAACTTTCTTCCTCAAGTTAGCTGTCCCCCGGGGGAGGGGGATTGGTATTTTCTATTTACCAAAAAGCCCCGCGTCTGAGGGGCACAAGCTGGCACACCACATCCAGTTTCATCTTTCGAAACTTTCGACCAAAAGTGTTGCCCTTTTCTGTAACACAAAATTTACCACTAACGCACATTCCCTGTGCTAGAGCAACGTGAAACTACTCGTTTTAAGCTTCTCCTTTTCAAGCTGCTACtactaaaacaaaatgctAATCTTTCCTCTTGCCcattttttcttccaaaacTACCTTTCAACAATCACTCGACTTCTTCATCGGCCATTCTAAGCGCGAGTAGGTTTTAAGGTAGACGACAGGGAGGAAAGCATGTTTAAAAAGTATATCGAAACAAACAATAGTAATTTTTctacaaaatgtaaacaaaaccacaacccTTTTGCACATATACTCAGTAGCGAAAGCATATTAAATTCCACTTTTGTAATGCAATTTCAATAACGGGAGTAGCAGTAGTTGGTGGCACAACTAAATTTggaaatttggaaaacaagGTGCATAATAACCTTACCATTTGGCACACAACAGTAGCGAATGAAAGGTGGACGACGCGATGATGCGTCTCTTTCCTGCGTGTGGCATTACTACATTTGAAAGTGGCAATTTGGTACATTTTTCATGATAAACTTTAGCAAAAGCGCTCAGTGCAGAACAGTAATTGGACAACTTTTTGATGGCCCGTGAGCAATGGTGACGTAGCTTAGCAGTAAGGTGCCGTTATCAGCTGAAATTGGGATCATAGCTTTATTACCATAGGATTAGGGTGGGGGCAGGCAAGGCAGGATACAGCAAAGAAAGGGATTACGATGTTGGTGCAAAGATTGAGCGATGGTAAAAGGAAGTGAAGCTAGGCAGCAATGGGCtctgatgatgctgatgaatgAGAGATGGAAGAGATCTTCAACACATTGTAAATAAGATGCATGCTCTTAATCTACCAACTCGCGTCATAGTGAGGGAGTGCAAGTAAGAAGTGAAAACCGAGGACGTTATAGTACCAATAAGAGAAGAATAAACTATATCTAACTAATTAAAAAGGACAAAGAAACAATCTTACCAGGGCAAAGTttcttgcaaaacaaacaaacaaatatgcacAATGTGtagaaatagaagaaaaacaaacgaacgtcACTAATGGCGTTTTAGGTGTTAATGTAAGTCTGTGTAAGTGTGAAAGTTAATCGTTGTGTGGTACTTTTACTATCATCAACAACTTCTGACCCTTCCTAACCCTATAATTGTGTCCAAcagagtaaaacaaaaaacaaaatatatagAAAGATTATGTAAATAAAAGAGCTAACGAAGAACGTTATAATAGAAAAACTAATATAAAATGCACATAGAAACAGTTAAAACCACACCTACACAGCTAGAGAAGAGAGGAAGTAAAAtagtaaagaaaacaaaactccaaaCATTGGAACAAAAGGAAAACCCAAGAAACAAATCCTATaatgaaacacaaaaacatactaaaacaaaactacaTAACGTGTATGTGTTGCAATCGGAAAGGTATAGAAGACAAgtgaaaaaaatgatgaacaaaaaaaagaaatgataGCTATTAGATGATATAATCATGCCACCACCCGCTGGTAGGGAGTAATGCAttagaacagaaaaaaatagaaagaaatgCTTTCTAAACTACCCACATATATGTATACATACATAAATACACGAtagaaaatataataaataaataaaataacacaacaacaaaccaccTAACTAAGCGAAACACGCAAATGGAGAGAAACTaatgaaaacaatgaaaagcagcagcaaacacatGAATGAGAATGAGCGTGTGTGAAATCTTTATGCACCAAGCTAAAGTAAGTAATGAAGTACACCGAGCGAACCAAAGGAAGTCCGAGGTCTAAGACCAGACAAGCGAAATAGAAGGGGATGGGACAGCGGAGTTTGGATATAAAAGGAAAGAGAGCTTCACATTTGTATGCAAACTATAATGCAAGGTAGTGCAAGAGCGATaagggaaaaggaaaggaacTTATAGATGAAACAAGATATAACAATAGCACCGGGAAAGGGCTTAGATTTGTACCACTGAGACTCGTAGACAACACCATTAGGAATTGAATGTGTTTTCCACCTATCAGCGCTTTCCTTTCTTCACTAGGCTTTCCTAGGACCTAGGTCCTCCTCTATCGTACGCCTTCTTGAGACCAATTCTATTGAAGAATTAAAGAAATTCTCCATTATCCAGTgtaatagaaaacaaaaacgatgaTATCTAATATCAAACATTTGAGTTGAGAGCAGCGAGCGACAGATTGATCAATATTACCCTCCAAACACGACAAAAATCCTATCCTAACGAAAGGATCCAAGTTTAGAAAATCTAAGAGAAAGAACTAGCGAGCTGCATAAACTTTCTATACGTTCAAATACATAACAGCACATCCGCGagtgctgcacacacacacgcccgctTCTGATACTTTCCTGTGAGCGGATGGGATATGCATATATATTCAGTCTAGCGACTCTCCCCTAAAACTCTGTACATATTTTGATTACTTTATAACTGACGAAATAAAACCATCTATTTAATTGGAACGTTGaacgcttttttaacgatgaCATGGTAGAGCTGAAATGCATTCTTTAGTGAACAGAaatgatgaaatgatattCAACTGACTGTTAgttggggcggtcccgtggtacagttgtcTACTCGTAGGACTTAACAACATTTCCGTCGTGGGTTTTCAAGCCCCGAATTGACCGTGCTCCCCCAtacataggactgactatcctgctatgggtaaccaataagtcactgaaatcCAACCCCCCACTAATGGTACAGAGGCAGTCCTTGACCGACTGCGGTTATGgggccaaaaagaagaagaagaaaaagtctgTTAGTGTTCCGTCCACAAATCTTTTAAAATCGATCAAAAGAATGATGAGCCACATTGCTCAATTGAACGATCACAATGTTGTACAGCGCATTGTAAACGTCAGGCTCTTATTTGTCAATTAATGAT
Proteins encoded:
- the LOC120956607 gene encoding trypsin inhibitor ClTI-1-like, which produces MKLLFLLSFLLCAILAAAGKYSCPACPANYLPVCGTDGKTYANECALECTVAPAVKVARSGEC